Proteins co-encoded in one Elusimicrobiota bacterium genomic window:
- the def gene encoding peptide deformylase codes for MPIRPILLFPHPTLKEVCPKVTEINTLTAQTLTDLTDTLYSTPGVGIAAPQIGTLLRAIVVDVTWLPPRQGKEPPKGHGKIALLNPRVVQAEGSLTFREGCLSIPEFLANVRRSSFVRVEGLDRDGNLVTYESEGFEAVALQHEIDHLDGLLFLDRVADIKTDLFRRKQPPLSSGN; via the coding sequence GTGCCGATTCGCCCTATCCTTCTTTTTCCCCATCCCACGCTGAAAGAAGTCTGCCCCAAAGTGACAGAGATCAACACCCTCACCGCTCAAACGCTCACCGATCTAACGGACACGCTCTATTCCACTCCTGGGGTGGGGATCGCGGCCCCCCAAATCGGAACGCTTTTGCGGGCGATCGTGGTGGACGTCACGTGGCTCCCCCCCCGCCAGGGGAAAGAGCCTCCCAAAGGGCACGGAAAAATAGCCCTGTTAAACCCCCGCGTGGTCCAAGCGGAAGGCAGCCTCACTTTTCGGGAAGGGTGCTTGTCCATCCCCGAGTTTTTGGCCAACGTTCGCCGCTCTTCCTTCGTGCGAGTGGAAGGGCTTGACCGGGACGGAAACCTTGTGACCTATGAAAGCGAAGGGTTTGAAGCCGTCGCCCTTCAACACGAAATTGATCACTTGGACGGGCTTCTTTTCCTTGACCGCGTCGCCGACATCAAAACCGATCTTTTCCGTCGAAAACAACCGCCCCTTTCTAGCGGAAACTAA
- a CDS encoding IS110 family transposase, with amino-acid sequence MEWLTPIRGMGVYSAMLVLAEIGEIDRFDNFKKLVAYAGLCPLTYQSGRVLRHGGLTKQGSKWLRWVMVECCQRYAKALGRLGEFYRHVAKKSGTRTARVATARALLTGVFYCLKRKEAFRETR; translated from the coding sequence GTGGAATGGCTGACGCCCATCCGGGGGATGGGGGTGTATTCGGCCATGTTGGTCTTGGCGGAGATAGGAGAGATCGATCGGTTTGATAATTTTAAGAAGCTGGTGGCGTATGCGGGGTTGTGCCCATTGACGTATCAGTCGGGGCGTGTCTTGCGGCATGGGGGCCTCACCAAACAAGGGTCAAAGTGGTTGCGTTGGGTGATGGTGGAGTGTTGCCAGAGATACGCGAAGGCGCTCGGACGGTTGGGCGAATTCTATCGTCATGTGGCGAAGAAAAGCGGGACGCGCACGGCTCGGGTGGCGACGGCGCGAGCGTTGCTGACGGGCGTCTTTTATTGCCTTAAAAGAAAGGAGGCTTTTCGAGAAACCCGATGA
- a CDS encoding AAA family ATPase encodes MNKLNSVIEAHKKERDATLRRVLVPRQMGTVLAKALSSRLVKVIAGPRRSGKSTLAFQTLAGRRFAYLNFEDDALQQDVPGDVLIDTMDAVYGKTDIVLFDEIQNYPQWESFINKLHRRERNLLITG; translated from the coding sequence ATGAATAAATTAAACAGCGTTATTGAAGCCCATAAGAAAGAGCGTGATGCCACACTTCGCAGGGTTCTTGTCCCGCGCCAGATGGGCACGGTTCTTGCGAAGGCCTTATCCTCCCGTCTGGTCAAAGTCATTGCGGGTCCTCGCCGTTCTGGTAAATCGACATTGGCTTTCCAAACCTTGGCGGGGAGACGCTTTGCTTATCTCAATTTTGAAGACGATGCTCTTCAACAGGACGTCCCCGGCGATGTGCTCATTGATACGATGGACGCGGTTTACGGGAAGACCGACATCGTTTTATTTGACGAAATCCAAAACTATCCCCAGTGGGAAAGCTTTATTAACAAGCTTCACCGGCGAGAGCGTAATTTGCTGATCACGGGTTAA
- a CDS encoding ATP-binding protein — translation MPFSFPEFLAGRPPSVPDSAESFRRYLTWGGFPEVVIGDADPQGYLRTLFDSVVLRAIVTLHSIRSSTAIYDLLSLLINNTASRFSGRSLERSLGSLSIATIQKFISYFREAYLVQDLQPYFFKPRMRIKAERKIYAYDNGFISALSQPTLSNDPRLLENLVFIELVRRGFKPNFDLFYYQTGVGTEVDFLVRKGTENSELIQVAQTLSSLKTRERELRALHQAAQELKVSKMTIVTLDTEETIRDLGPSIEVIPCRKWLTKE, via the coding sequence TTGCCTTTCAGTTTTCCGGAATTTTTGGCGGGGCGTCCACCCTCTGTTCCGGACAGCGCGGAATCGTTTCGCCGTTATCTGACATGGGGGGGATTTCCTGAGGTGGTCATTGGGGACGCTGATCCCCAAGGGTATCTTCGGACCCTTTTTGATTCGGTTGTATTAAGGGCTATTGTCACGCTTCACAGCATTCGCTCATCGACCGCCATCTATGATCTTTTGAGCCTTCTTATCAACAACACCGCGAGCCGGTTTTCAGGTCGGAGCCTGGAGCGATCTCTGGGGTCTCTCTCCATTGCCACCATTCAGAAATTTATTTCCTATTTCCGCGAAGCCTATTTAGTTCAAGATTTACAGCCTTATTTTTTTAAACCGCGTATGCGAATTAAAGCGGAAAGAAAGATCTATGCCTACGACAACGGGTTTATCTCAGCGTTGTCTCAACCCACCTTATCAAACGATCCTCGATTGCTTGAAAATCTCGTGTTTATTGAATTGGTTCGGCGAGGGTTCAAACCGAATTTCGACTTGTTTTATTACCAAACGGGCGTGGGAACCGAGGTCGATTTCCTTGTTCGGAAAGGAACCGAAAACAGTGAACTCATTCAAGTGGCACAAACCCTTTCCAGCTTAAAAACCCGGGAACGTGAACTGAGAGCGCTCCATCAGGCCGCTCAAGAATTAAAGGTCTCTAAAATGACGATCGTTACTCTGGATACGGAAGAAACCATCCGTGACCTGGGCCCCTCCATTGAAGTGATCCCTTGCCGAAAATGGCTGACTAAAGAATGA
- a CDS encoding ACT domain-containing protein has translation MKRYLLTAAGKDQAGLVAAVSKILLQEGCNLEDSAMTRLQGEFAILLIFSGPPTIRSLETKVKGLGKKLGLTVHLKTVSDQGSRKKTTAGDRVLVSVYGADRPGIVHQVTEFLAKAKVNLSDLSTHRTESKGNPSGYILYLEGETTGRTTPLDLEKKLRTHLADWGVTVSVKPLSTQAL, from the coding sequence ATGAAACGATATCTGCTTACTGCGGCGGGAAAAGATCAGGCGGGATTGGTGGCGGCGGTCTCAAAAATTCTCTTGCAGGAGGGATGCAACCTGGAAGACAGCGCCATGACGCGCTTGCAAGGGGAGTTTGCCATTCTCTTGATTTTTAGCGGACCACCCACCATTCGATCCCTCGAAACAAAGGTAAAGGGACTTGGAAAAAAGCTAGGGTTGACCGTTCATTTAAAAACCGTTTCCGATCAAGGATCGCGCAAAAAGACCACGGCGGGCGACAGGGTATTGGTTTCGGTCTACGGCGCCGACCGTCCCGGGATTGTGCACCAAGTCACCGAATTTTTGGCCAAGGCCAAAGTAAATCTCTCGGACCTTTCAACCCACCGAACGGAATCAAAAGGAAATCCCTCGGGATACATCCTCTATTTGGAAGGGGAAACAACCGGCCGAACAACACCGTTAGACTTAGAGAAAAAACTCCGAACACACCTTGCCGACTGGGGTGTTACTGTCTCCGTGAAACCGCTCTCCACCCAAGCGCTTTAG
- a CDS encoding OmpA family protein has protein sequence MNKPPSLFLGLFLFGVSRLHAVDPWAQWALETDVGGATALASQTVREEGKSGLSAGVMVRLSRDEIWDTGFGYNVLSLQNNRRLRPATMVADRRFSPWGAWAPYLRLGAGLSTDQSRGSLNRLVGRGGIGLRRPINGRWEVGIKSEVWYSPRAGETGNDMLFLTAGLTLSRSFARAVKPKIVIEPDPVKQPTPEPVEEVTKSVPAQKVELPKPVRILTEPPKPLHILFRTEGWKIDKSDAEAKEKALQAMAQFLFAFPTVPAEIHGHSDSKGPAGYNMALSRRRAEALRDLFVTRWGLPSNRFAIFAHGSKKPVASNGTPLGRAKNRRAVVIVLSEWLP, from the coding sequence ATGAATAAGCCTCCCTCTCTTTTCCTGGGGCTTTTCCTGTTCGGGGTTTCCCGTCTTCATGCCGTGGACCCCTGGGCCCAGTGGGCCTTAGAAACAGATGTGGGTGGAGCCACCGCCTTGGCGTCGCAGACCGTTCGTGAAGAAGGCAAATCAGGATTGTCGGCCGGGGTGATGGTCCGATTGAGCCGCGACGAGATTTGGGACACAGGGTTTGGCTACAACGTGCTCTCTCTCCAGAACAACAGACGCCTTCGGCCCGCCACGATGGTCGCCGACCGCCGCTTCAGCCCATGGGGAGCCTGGGCCCCCTATCTAAGGCTTGGGGCAGGGCTGTCCACAGATCAGAGCCGTGGATCCCTTAACCGTCTCGTGGGGCGCGGGGGAATCGGCCTTCGCCGCCCCATCAACGGCCGGTGGGAAGTCGGCATCAAATCTGAAGTGTGGTATTCCCCTAGGGCTGGGGAGACGGGCAACGACATGCTTTTCCTCACCGCAGGCCTTACGCTTTCCCGATCCTTCGCTCGGGCCGTCAAACCCAAGATCGTCATAGAGCCGGATCCCGTAAAACAGCCCACACCTGAACCCGTGGAGGAGGTCACGAAGAGCGTTCCAGCTCAAAAAGTGGAACTTCCCAAACCCGTGAGGATTCTCACCGAACCACCCAAACCCCTCCACATCCTGTTTCGCACTGAAGGCTGGAAAATTGACAAAAGCGATGCGGAAGCCAAAGAGAAAGCGCTTCAGGCCATGGCCCAGTTCCTCTTCGCTTTCCCAACGGTCCCTGCCGAGATCCACGGCCACTCTGACAGCAAAGGACCAGCAGGATACAACATGGCCCTCTCTCGCCGGCGCGCGGAAGCCCTCCGCGATTTGTTCGTGACCCGCTGGGGACTCCCATCCAACCGGTTCGCCATCTTCGCCCACGGCTCCAAGAAACCTGTCGCCTCCAACGGCACTCCCCTCGGCCGCGCCAAAAACAGAAGAGCCGTCGTTATCGTCCTTTCTGAATGGCTGCCCTAG
- a CDS encoding transposase: MGSRQRHLGLLSWGQKPQQPSAHRCFGETFQGGLVSDFHSSYNAKIHGLKQKCLVHLYPDIRESREDHPPPDFTTPEKKIKRLLADAKRLADRNNRFSPLVFLRRAQRIKDRLFHFATDVYSNKTWQRLSARLLKHHHRMLTFLDVFGLPSDNNTAERAIKPHVIVRNRSF, from the coding sequence ATGGGCTCTCGTCAACGACACCTGGGCCTACTTTCGTGGGGACAAAAGCCGCAGCAGCCAAGTGCCCATCGATGTTTTGGGGAAACGTTCCAGGGTGGTCTTGTCAGTGACTTTCACAGTTCCTACAACGCCAAGATCCACGGTCTTAAGCAAAAGTGTCTCGTGCACCTCTACCCGGACATTCGCGAATCCCGGGAGGACCACCCGCCTCCGGACTTTACCACTCCGGAAAAAAAGATCAAGCGGCTGCTCGCCGACGCCAAACGGTTAGCCGACCGAAACAACCGATTTTCCCCGCTCGTCTTCCTTCGTCGTGCCCAACGAATCAAGGACCGACTATTTCATTTTGCCACGGATGTTTATTCCAACAAAACATGGCAACGGCTCAGCGCGAGACTGCTCAAACATCACCACAGAATGCTCACGTTCCTGGATGTATTCGGGCTCCCCTCAGACAACAACACTGCCGAGCGCGCCATCAAGCCCCACGTCATTGTTCGTAACAGATCTTTCTAA
- a CDS encoding (Fe-S)-binding protein codes for MSTEPDLTSRPATPGSPAESRAYDDVMHCNRCGFCTSFCPTYLATGDEGLSPRGRNQSWRALMEGRLDPADGKRSFDTCLLCGICTSVCFAQVPTARLMSQAREKVRETKGTPVFLRFFLRKILPRPALFEGLLKFLYIGKRVGLSGVLNRLGVLALISSRLAAAESLVDQAPRKFLRDLLPVAPRDADVIHFLSCGPNCLAPEVGLATAHILKVQGIRAGTAETVCCGLPGQSFGDQEAARVLARKNIEVLEAYPTATILVDDSSCAATVKEWPRFFDDDPGWRVRAEAVSKRAQDVLEWLANNPPLGFSETLSVTYHDACKARFGQGLVNEPRKLLSGIPGLDYRELPEADQCCGGGGTYQFMQPEISQTVGDRKAENIATTGAALVLTSSVSCLLQLRGRLRKIKSKVRAFHIVELFSNNKKL; via the coding sequence ATGTCGACTGAACCCGACCTGACCAGTCGTCCCGCCACACCGGGATCCCCGGCGGAAAGCCGCGCCTACGATGACGTGATGCATTGCAACCGCTGTGGCTTTTGCACATCCTTTTGCCCCACCTATCTGGCCACTGGGGATGAAGGTTTGTCGCCCCGCGGTCGCAACCAATCCTGGCGCGCCCTCATGGAAGGGCGGCTGGATCCCGCGGACGGCAAACGATCGTTTGATACTTGCTTGCTCTGTGGCATCTGCACATCGGTTTGTTTCGCCCAGGTGCCAACGGCGCGACTGATGTCCCAGGCCCGCGAAAAAGTGCGGGAGACCAAAGGAACGCCTGTCTTTTTGCGCTTTTTTCTCAGAAAAATTCTCCCTCGGCCGGCCCTTTTCGAAGGTCTACTTAAGTTCCTTTACATTGGGAAAAGGGTGGGCCTATCAGGGGTCTTGAACCGCCTTGGTGTTTTAGCGCTCATCTCTTCAAGGTTGGCCGCGGCGGAGAGTTTGGTGGACCAAGCTCCTCGCAAATTCCTCCGAGATCTTCTTCCCGTGGCCCCACGGGATGCCGACGTGATTCATTTTTTGTCCTGCGGTCCCAACTGCCTTGCCCCTGAGGTCGGTCTGGCGACGGCGCATATTCTAAAAGTTCAGGGGATACGGGCGGGAACGGCCGAAACGGTTTGTTGCGGATTGCCCGGCCAGAGTTTTGGGGACCAGGAAGCCGCCCGGGTTTTGGCTCGGAAGAATATTGAAGTGTTGGAGGCTTACCCCACCGCCACGATTTTAGTGGACGACTCCTCCTGTGCCGCCACGGTCAAAGAATGGCCCCGATTTTTTGATGACGATCCCGGTTGGCGCGTTCGCGCGGAAGCGGTTTCGAAACGGGCTCAAGACGTGCTCGAATGGCTCGCCAATAATCCTCCTCTGGGGTTTAGCGAAACTCTTTCCGTAACTTACCATGACGCGTGCAAAGCGCGCTTCGGCCAAGGGTTGGTGAACGAACCCCGGAAACTTCTCTCAGGGATCCCTGGTCTGGACTATCGGGAACTCCCGGAAGCCGACCAATGTTGTGGGGGGGGCGGAACCTATCAATTCATGCAACCGGAAATCTCCCAAACCGTTGGTGACCGAAAAGCCGAGAACATCGCGACCACCGGGGCCGCTCTGGTGCTGACGTCCAGTGTTTCTTGCCTTCTCCAATTGCGTGGGCGTCTCAGAAAAATAAAGTCCAAAGTCCGTGCGTTCCACATCGTGGAACTCTTTTCGAATAACAAAAAACTTTAG
- a CDS encoding FAD-binding protein — protein sequence MSSVSFVSKLKEVLGKDRVLSLPGELFPYAYDAALDKRLPGAVVLPRTSAEVGVAVRVAREHHVPYSVRGAGTNLCGGTIVPTGGLVIHLSRLNRILSIDSDRRRAWVEPGVINLHLHKALAPRGLFYAPDPASQKACTLGGNVGTNAGGPHCLKYGVTSHHVTGLEWIRPNGETVVVSVDNDGFDLTGLFVGSEGTLGLATKIEVNLLPQPEDVRTFLVAFPSMEAAAHTVTEIIAAGIVPATLEVMDRLTVQAVEAFVHAGYPTSAEAVLLIEVDGPRERTVAEGARVRALCSLNGGTDFRMAVDERERDKLWEGRRGAYAAMARLAPNVLVEDGVVPRTRLPEAVQKMRAIADRAGIRMGLIAHAGDGNLHPNMIFDERDKRETARVLEAGQEMLRVCVDLGGSISGEHGIGADKREAMRWLFTPPTLAVFREVKKVFDPDNLCNPDKLIPVVESTPGPRAVSVWPGGEYIAGNVETVLDYVRAVRDAGGDFYIKGSGTKGMPIPSGKATLVTTALDTLVDLDRANLTLVVGAGIHLPTLRARLGKDGLYLHVPGEGTLGGVLSTNARGRPPLRNQILGMKTIGGEGELLSFGAKVMKNVAGYDAARLFLGAWGTLGVMVEVTLRLYSTPAELWGPPLSGPPDFSKLSNPDLHRKVKAAFDPKNMFNPTLLSAHVD from the coding sequence ATGTCATCGGTTTCCTTTGTGTCAAAACTCAAAGAAGTTTTAGGGAAAGATCGGGTTCTCTCTTTGCCGGGGGAACTTTTTCCGTATGCCTATGACGCGGCGCTGGACAAAAGGCTTCCGGGAGCGGTGGTTTTGCCTCGAACCTCGGCCGAAGTGGGGGTCGCGGTTCGTGTGGCGCGGGAACACCACGTTCCTTATTCTGTTCGCGGTGCGGGGACGAACCTCTGCGGGGGAACCATCGTTCCCACCGGGGGGCTGGTGATCCATCTCAGTCGCTTAAACAGAATTCTTTCAATCGATTCGGATCGACGCAGGGCCTGGGTGGAGCCCGGCGTGATCAATCTTCACCTTCACAAGGCGCTGGCGCCCCGGGGCCTTTTTTACGCCCCGGACCCGGCCAGCCAAAAAGCCTGTACCCTGGGTGGCAATGTGGGCACCAACGCCGGTGGTCCCCATTGCTTGAAATACGGAGTGACCAGTCATCATGTGACGGGCCTGGAATGGATTCGGCCCAACGGGGAAACCGTTGTGGTGTCGGTGGACAACGACGGTTTCGATTTGACCGGTCTTTTCGTTGGGTCGGAGGGAACCTTAGGGTTGGCCACGAAAATCGAAGTCAACCTGTTGCCCCAGCCCGAGGACGTTCGAACCTTTTTGGTGGCGTTCCCGTCCATGGAAGCCGCGGCGCATACGGTGACGGAGATTATTGCCGCGGGCATTGTGCCGGCCACTCTGGAAGTGATGGATCGCCTGACGGTTCAGGCGGTGGAGGCTTTTGTCCACGCGGGGTATCCCACCTCCGCGGAGGCCGTTTTGTTAATTGAGGTGGACGGGCCGCGGGAACGAACCGTGGCGGAGGGGGCTCGCGTTCGGGCCCTTTGTTCTTTGAACGGGGGAACGGATTTTCGTATGGCGGTGGATGAGCGGGAACGGGACAAACTGTGGGAAGGCCGTCGCGGGGCCTACGCGGCGATGGCTCGTCTGGCGCCGAACGTTTTGGTGGAGGACGGTGTGGTGCCCCGCACACGGTTGCCAGAAGCGGTCCAAAAAATGCGAGCGATCGCCGATCGGGCCGGGATCCGCATGGGGCTGATCGCCCACGCGGGGGATGGCAACCTGCACCCGAACATGATTTTTGATGAACGGGACAAGCGTGAAACCGCCCGTGTCTTGGAAGCGGGGCAGGAAATGTTACGGGTTTGTGTTGACTTGGGGGGATCCATTTCGGGGGAACACGGGATTGGGGCCGATAAGAGGGAAGCCATGCGCTGGCTCTTTACACCCCCCACGCTCGCTGTTTTCCGGGAAGTGAAAAAGGTTTTCGATCCGGACAACCTTTGCAACCCCGATAAGTTGATCCCTGTGGTGGAATCAACGCCTGGCCCCCGGGCGGTCTCCGTGTGGCCAGGGGGGGAATACATCGCGGGGAATGTGGAGACCGTTTTGGATTATGTGCGTGCTGTTCGGGACGCGGGGGGGGATTTCTATATTAAAGGATCGGGTACAAAAGGGATGCCCATCCCCTCGGGGAAGGCCACTTTGGTGACCACGGCCTTAGACACTCTTGTGGATTTGGACCGGGCCAACCTGACTCTGGTGGTGGGCGCCGGGATTCATCTTCCCACTCTTCGCGCGCGCCTGGGGAAGGATGGGCTTTACCTGCATGTTCCCGGTGAGGGAACCTTGGGCGGTGTCCTTTCCACTAACGCCCGTGGCCGGCCCCCGCTCCGTAACCAAATCTTGGGAATGAAAACCATTGGCGGGGAGGGGGAACTCCTGTCTTTTGGCGCAAAGGTCATGAAGAACGTGGCGGGGTACGATGCCGCCCGGCTCTTTTTGGGCGCCTGGGGAACGTTGGGGGTGATGGTGGAAGTGACGCTTCGTCTCTATTCCACTCCCGCTGAATTGTGGGGGCCCCCTCTGTCCGGGCCACCGGATTTTTCTAAACTTTCCAACCCGGATCTCCACCGCAAAGTGAAGGCGGCTTTTGACCCCAAAAACATGTTCAACCCCACGTTGCTTTCCGCCCATGTCGACTGA
- a CDS encoding type III pantothenate kinase, translating into MWVLAIDIGNTNVTLGALAPGKTKGKPVLLASWRLATHRHATADELSVTVFNWVASARLSLKKLRGVAVASVVPPLDPVFRELSEKFLKQVPLFVGPGVDTGVKILYDFPTEVGADRVVNAAAAYSRVRGPLIVADFGTATTFDCVDARGAYLGGAIAPGPQMASEILYQRTAKLPLLGAFRRPSQAIGKNTQDSIASGLFHGYVGLTRGLLLCLSKEMGGTPRVLATGGLANLLAPSLPEIHEVVPHLTLDGLMQIWLINRDKK; encoded by the coding sequence GTGTGGGTATTGGCCATTGATATCGGAAACACCAACGTAACGCTTGGGGCTTTGGCCCCAGGGAAAACGAAAGGGAAACCCGTCCTCCTGGCCAGTTGGCGGTTGGCCACCCATCGGCACGCCACCGCTGATGAGCTGAGCGTAACCGTTTTCAACTGGGTGGCGTCCGCCCGTCTTTCCCTGAAAAAACTGCGCGGAGTGGCGGTGGCCAGCGTGGTTCCCCCCTTAGATCCCGTCTTCCGAGAACTTTCCGAAAAATTCCTTAAACAGGTCCCTCTCTTTGTTGGGCCCGGGGTCGATACCGGTGTGAAAATCCTTTATGATTTTCCAACAGAAGTGGGGGCGGACCGTGTGGTCAACGCGGCCGCCGCCTATTCCAGGGTCAGGGGGCCCTTGATCGTGGCTGATTTTGGTACCGCCACGACCTTCGACTGTGTGGACGCCCGCGGGGCCTATTTAGGGGGAGCCATTGCTCCAGGGCCTCAAATGGCATCCGAAATACTTTACCAGCGGACGGCTAAATTGCCCCTCTTGGGGGCTTTCCGCCGGCCCTCCCAGGCCATTGGGAAGAACACCCAGGACAGCATTGCTTCGGGCCTTTTTCACGGTTATGTGGGTCTCACCCGGGGTCTTTTGCTCTGTTTATCGAAAGAAATGGGGGGAACCCCGCGGGTTTTGGCCACGGGGGGCCTGGCGAACCTTTTGGCCCCCTCTTTGCCCGAAATTCATGAGGTCGTCCCCCATTTAACGCTCGACGGGCTAATGCAAATTTGGTTGATAAATAGGGATAAAAAGTGA